In Saccharomyces eubayanus strain FM1318 chromosome XIII, whole genome shotgun sequence, one DNA window encodes the following:
- the EUC1 gene encoding Euc1p: MPAREYNYEENFGGYSSLDEDDSDRDSERRHHDPRHQAAATSPAGASRHAVLNRYMVPGRNINPLFRPTGPVQPSITHTSASASATDSTTRSDSGRPKEPPETNFNAFLISQLTRMEEQNSNLKEEICLMKKEQELFFLENQKKLEKGFKDINKYVEDVSALKEVFKEVVGIMTGERIRFIDHTGENVTPQEAARIGNPSTSTQSHQAHSRLTNWQEYSMHASILAGDPRVKPEPGLADFEAGEYDEGQSDGSVNDEGVALNNPSIIHNTNDNNSQQDHDIENGNEGRNSDRNVGTSYRLNRAIQNVTDAAREYFEGLPGQPSVLSLERRYGSTWRRSAKERTLFTKRMTIIKRIIDIKEDPSKYGLSLPGNKINRNQAIKXVENIRLGNNTFKGHHCRLSMSQLYEYFSKRMDKLEDYSLTLKRRGKPRRIFLLEEREARLSLQQLNGVPNTSTSTPENDHVTER, translated from the coding sequence ATGCCCGCTCGAGAATATAattatgaagaaaattttggtGGATATAGCTCATTAGATGAGGATGATTCAGACAGGGACTCTGAACGTAGACATCATGATCCAAGGCACCAGGCTGCAGCAACAAGTCCAGCAGGTGCATCAAGACATGCTGTGCTAAATAGATACATGGTACCAGGCCGAAACATCAATCCCCTTTTCAGACCGACAGGCCCCGTTCAACCTTCAATAACACATACATCAGCATCAGCATCGGCAACAGATTCCACAACTAGATCAGATTCTGGAAGGCCGAAGGAGCCTCCTGAAACCAATTTCAACGCATTTCTTATATCGCAGCTGACCAGGATGGAAGAGCAGAATTCGAACCTAAAGGAAGAAATCTGTTTAatgaaaaaggaacaagagctttttttcctagaaaaccaaaaaaaattagaaaaggGATTCAAAGACATCAACAAGTATGTCGAGGATGTTTCTGCGTTGAAAGAGGTCTTCAAAGAGGTAGTGGGGATTATGACCGGGGAAAGAATACGATTTATAGATCACACTGGAGAAAATGTTACTCCTCAGGAAGCTGCTCGTATTGGAAATCCGTCAACTAGCACGCAATCTCATCAGGCTCACTCAAGACTAACGAATTGGCAAGAATACAGCATGCACGCAAGCATACTGGCCGGTGATCCTCGTGTAAAACCTGAACCAGGACTAGCTGACTTTGAAGCTGGAGAATACGATGAAGGTCAAAGTGATGGTAGCGTTAATGATGAGGGCGTTGCTCTCAATAACCCGAGTATCATTCATAACACCAACGATAACAACAGTCAACAGGACCATGACATTGAAAACGGGAATGAAGGTAGGAACAGCGACAGAAACGTCGGAACGTCTTATAGACTAAATCGTGCAATTCAAAATGTCACAGATGCAGCTCGTGAATATTTCGAAGGCTTGCCTGGACAACCATCAGTACTTTCCCTTGAAAGAAGGTACGGTTCCACTTGGAGACGATCagccaaagaaagaactctTTTTACCAAGAGGATGACCAtcatcaaaagaataatagatataaaagaagatcCAAGCAAATATGGTTTGTCATTGCCTggtaataaaataaataggAACCAAGCTATAAAAGWGGTAGAGAATATTCGATTAGGCAATAATACATTCAAGGGTCACCATTGTCGATTATCGATGTCTCAATTATACGAgtatttttccaaaagaatgGACAAACTTGAAGATTATTCGTTGACtctaaaaagaagaggtaAGCCAAGAAGgatatttttattggaagaaagagaagctAGACTATCGCTACAACAACTAAACGGAGTACCAAATACCAGTACTAGTACCCCAGAAAACGACCATGTCACTGAACGCTAA
- the MED11 gene encoding Med11p, whose translation MDSEKRRGNTAMQPPYVQERLKSLNEVESQLCSMLQEASQVTFIFGELKRGNESVKPQFENHVKQFYELLDKSTTQLRKEIKLLDENVGTRLLPINVNKKALGQDTEKMEEQLDLLSVILDPSQSK comes from the coding sequence ATGGACAGTGAGAAGAGACGAGGAAACACAGCCATGCAGCCACCATATGTGCAGGAGCGTTTGAAGTCGTTAAATGAAGTGGAAAGTCAACTGTGCTCTATGTTGCAAGAGGCGTCGCAGGTGACTTTCATATTTGGTGAATTGAAACGTGGTAATGAATCTGTAAAACCGCAATTTGAGAATCATGTAAAACAGTTTTACGAATTACTAGACAAATCAACTACGCAGTTGCGCAAGGAAATAAAGCTCTTGGACGAAAACGTTGGAACAAGACTACTACCCATTAACGTTAACAAGAAGGCCCTAGGTCAAgatactgaaaaaatggaGGAGCAGCTAGATTTACTATCTGTAATACTGGACCCTTCTCAGTCCAAATAA
- the FOL3 gene encoding dihydrofolate synthase, with protein sequence MAIELGLSRITRLLEHLGNPQKSLRVLHVAGTNGKGSVCSYLSSILQQKPYQIGKFTTPHLVHVTDSITINNKPIPLDQYRDIRLQLEALNNTHSLKCTEFELLTCTAFKYFYDVKCQWCVIEVGLGGRLDATNAIPGSNKACCGITKIGLDHESFLGNTLAEISKEKAGIITEGVPFTVVDGTNDKSVISVVEDKCKVLGSRLYVTDPKLNGNIIDTKAWGVFNLSELPLNGEYQIFNLRVAIGMLDYLQINGLIDISKDEVAARLTEVDWPGRLHRMDYCYDPLSKKTLPILMDGAHNGSAAIELAKYLRKEYGDQALTFVMAVTAGKNLEPLCQPLLRPIDRLILTQFNNVEGMPWIHATEPDEIKDFILTKGYTENVTIEGNLHQVLPSLALTTEDQRRPIVVCGSLYLCGELLRIHKNHSKE encoded by the coding sequence ATGGCTATCGAGTTGGGACTTTCCCGTATTACCAGGCTATTAGAGCATTTGGGCAATCCTCAAAAGTCACTGAGAGTGTTGCACGTAGCAGGAACGAACGGCAAAGGGTCGGTTTGTAGTTATCTATCCTCTATATTGCAACAGAAACCGTAccaaattggaaaatttacCACCCCGCACTTGGTCCATGTTACGGATTCCATTACGATCAATAACAAGCCGATCCCGCTGGATCAATATCGAGATATTAGGCTGCAACTAGAAGCTTTAAACAATACACACTCTTTGAAATGCACGGAATTCGAATTGCTAACGTGTACCgcattcaaatatttttatgatGTCAAATGTCAATGGTGTGTTATAGAAGTAGGCCTTGGCGGTAGACTGGATGCGACCAATGCTATTCCTGGTTCAAATAAAGCATGCTGTGGTATCACAAAAATCGGTTTAGACCATGAGAGCTTTTTAGGAAATACGTTGGCTgaaatttccaaagaaaaggctGGTATAATTACAGAGGGAGTGCCCTTTACTGTAGTTGATGGAACCAATGATAAAAGTGTCATAAGTGTCGTGGAAGACAAGTGTAAAGTTTTGGGGTCGAGACTTTACGTTACCGATCCCAAACTTAATGGAAATATCATTGACACGAAGGCATGGGGTGTCTTCAACTTATCTGAGCTGCCCCTAAACGGAGAATACCAGATCTTCAACCTTAGAGTGGCTATAGGTATGTTGGATTACTTGCAGATAAACGGGCTTATTGATATTAGTAAAGACGAAGTGGCTGCGAGACTAACGGAAGTGGACTGGCCAGGTAGGTTACATCGTATGGATTACTGTTATGACCCATTGAGTAAGAAGACATTGCCCATACTAATGGATGGCGCTCATAACGGCTCGGCAGCAATAGAATTGGCCAAATAcctaagaaaagaatacgGAGACCAAGCTCTGACCTTTGTCATGGCTGTAACCGCCGGCAAAAACTTAGAGCCACTGTGCCAGCCTTTGTTGCGACCAATAGATCGACTTATCCTTACACAGTTTAATAACGTGGAAGGCATGCCCTGGATTCATGCCACCGAACCTGACGAGATTAAAGATTTTATCTTGACTAAAGGATATACAGAGAACGTGACAATTGAAGGTAATTTGCATCAGGTACTACCTTCTCTGGCTCTTACAACAGAGGATCAAAGACGACCAATTGTTGTATGCGGGTCATTGTATTTATGTGGAGAATTGTTACGTATCCATAAAAATCATTCGAAAGAGTAA
- a CDS encoding putative peptide hydrolase, giving the protein MCGRFALAYDSGDLFRLLEEWNIPVNTRKDTSSNDRRSQDEEITPNQAVDNHDIFEASYNIAPTKYSAVYRSDTKAIQFMRWGLVPFWTKDVSQFKTYRTFNARLENLQESKMWMRPCEKKRCAVLMSGYFEWKTVGKKKTPYFISRRDGKLMFVAGMYDYLEKEDLYTFTIVTAGGPEELEWLHERMPCVLEPGTKSWDAWMDVTKTEWSTEELLKLLKPEYDESKLQFYQVTDDVGKTSNTGERLIKPIFKEDTDMFSVKTEKKGTGFKTDNEGEINDAKDNAEAVKSEDNQEGKEYLKYAKKEEHERTIPADETSIGDRVNKEKKNKSSKDKGTKRKRNIVDMLGNQKNFRGKKELKK; this is encoded by the coding sequence ATGTGCGGCCGGTTTGCCCTTGCTTACGATAGCGGGGATTTGTTTAGATTGTTAGAGGAATGGAATATACCCGTGAATACACGCAAGGACACCTCATCGAATGATCGACGTTCACAAGACGAGGAGATCACTCCAAATCAGGCTGTTGACAATCACGACATTTTCGAAGCTTCTTACAATATTGCACCCACCAAATACTCCGCAGTATACCGTTCCGATACCAAAGCCATTCAATTTATGAGATGGGGCCTAGTTCCCTTTTGGACCAAAGATGTTTCGCAGTTTAAGACGTATCGTACCTTCAACGCCCGTTTAGAGAATCTACAGGAAAGCAAGATGTGGATGAGACCTTGTGAGAAAAAACGGTGTGCCGTACTAATGAGCggatattttgaatggaaAACTgttggaaagaagaagaccccttattttatttcaagaaGAGATGGTAAGTTGATGTTTGTAGCAGGAATGTATGATTActtggaaaaagaagatctgTATACATTTACCATAGTTACAGCAGGAGGACCCGAAGAGTTAGAATGGCTGCATGAAAGAATGCCCTGCGTTCTGGAACCTGGCACCAAGAGTTGGGATGCTTGGATGGATGTGACTAAGACGGAGTGGAGTACTGAAGAGTTGCTAAAGCTATTGAAGCCGGAGTACGATGAATCAAAGTTACAATTTTATCAAGTCACAGACGATGTGGGGAAGACTAGCAACACCGGAGAACGGTTAATTAAACCgatttttaaagaagatACAGACATGTTTAGTGTGaagacagaaaaaaaaggcacTGGGTTTAAAACTGATAATGAAGGAGAGATTAATGATGCTAAAGATAATGCTGAAGCAGTGAAAAGCGAAGATAATCAAGAAGGAAAGgaatatttaaaatatgctaaaaaggaagagcACGAGAGAACAATTCCAGCAGACGAAACAAGTATAGGCGATCGAGtaaataaggaaaaaaagaataaatcaTCAAAGGACAAGGGaacaaaaaggaagagaaatATAGTGGATATGCTaggaaatcaaaaaaattttagaggcaagaaagaactgaaGAAGTGA
- the ASC1 gene encoding 40S ribosomal protein RACK1: protein MASNEVLVLRGTLEGHNGWVTSLATSAGQPNLLLSASRDKTLISWKLTGDDQKFGVPVRSFKGHSHIVQDCTLTADGAYALSASWDKTLRLWDVATGETYQRFVGHKSDVMSVDIDKKASMIISGSRDKTIKVWTIKGQCLATLLGHNDWVSQVRVVPNEKADDDSVTIISAGNDKMVKAWNLNQFQIEADFIGHNSNINTLTASPDGTLIASAGKDGEIMLWNLAAKKAMYTLSAQDEVFSLAFSPNRYWLAAATATGIKVFSLDPQYLVDDLRPEFAGYSKAAEPHAVSLAWSADGQTLFAGYTDNVIRVWQVMTAN, encoded by the exons atggcATCTAACGAAGTTTTAGTATTGAGAGGTACCTTAGAAGGTCACAACGGATGGGTCACATCCTTGGCTACTTCTGCTGGTCAACCAAACTTATTGTTGTCCGCTTCCCGTGATAAGACTTTGATCTCCTGGAAGTTGACTGGTGACGACCAAAAATTCGGTGTCCCAGTTAGATCTTTCAAGGGTCACAGTCACATCGTTCAAGACTGTACTTTGACTGCTGACGGTGCTTACGCTTTGTCTGCTTCTTGGGACAAGACCTTGAGATTATGGGATGTTGCTACCGGTGAAACTTACCAAAGATTCGTCGGTCACAAGTCCGATGTTATGTCCGTTGACATTGACAAGAAGGCTTCCATGATCATCTCTGGTTCCCGTGACAAGACCATCAAGGTCTGGACTATCAAGGGTCAATGTTTGGCTACTTTGTTGGGTCACAACGACTGGGTTTCCCAAGTCAGAGTTGTTCCAAACGAAAAGGCTGACGATGACTCTGTCACCATCATCTCTGCCGGTAACGACAAGATGGTTAAG GCTTGGAACTTAAACCAATTCCAAATTGAAGCTGACTTCATTGGTCACAACTCTAACATCAACACTTTGACTGCTTCCCCAGACGGAACTTTGATTGCTTCTGCTGGTAAGGACGGTGAAATTATGTTGTGGAACTTGGCTGCTAAGAAGGCTATGTACACTTTGTCTGCTCAAGACGAAGTCTTCTCTTTGGCTTTCTCTCCAAACAGATACTGGTTAGCTGCCGCTACTGCCACCGGTATCAAGGTCTTCTCTTTGGACCCACAATACTTGGTCGATGACTTGAGACCAGAATTTGCTGGTTACAGCAAGGCCGCTGAACCACATGCCGTTTCTTTGGCTTGGTCTGCTGACGGTCAAACTTTGTTTGCCGGTTACACCGACAACGTCATCAGAGTTTGGCAAGTTATGACTGCTAACTAA
- the SPC24 gene encoding kinetochore-associated Ndc80 complex subunit SPC24 — protein sequence MSQKENMLESPAEFLKEVRESFNIQQDIDAMKRIRHDLDVIRDESEARITSENFKVSESGKKLNTERINIAKLEGDLEYTNEVGNEFGSKEELVSLLKDLDGLERNIVSLRSELDEKMKMYIKDSEIVSTADGSEINPKMIESELEDQNTITPEANENILKLKLYRSLGVILDLENNQVLINRKNDGNIDVLPLDDNLSDYYKTKYIWERLGE from the coding sequence ATGTcacaaaaggaaaacatgCTCGAGAGTCCTGCCGAATTTCTGAAAGAGGTGAGAGAAAGCTTTAATATACAGCAGGATATTGATGCCATGAAAAGAATCCGCCACGATCTTGATGTCATAAGAGATGAAAGTGAAGCAAGAATTACTTCAGAAAACTTTAAAGTATCTGAGTCGGGCAAAAAGCTGAACACAGAGAGGATAAACATCGCTAAGTTGGAAGGCGATTTGGAATATACTAATGAAGTAGGCAATGAGTTTGGCAGCAAAGAAGAGCTGGTTAGTCTACTTAAGGATTTGGACGGGCTAGAACGAAATATCGTTTCTCTTCGTAGTGAGTTGGatgaaaagatgaaaatgtACATTAAAGATAGCGAAATTGTATCTACGGCAGACGGTTCCGAAATAAATCCAAAGATGATCGAATCCGAGCTGGAAGATCAAAATACCATCACTCCAGAGGCAAACGAAAACATTCTAAAACTAAAACTGTACAGATCGCTAGGGGTAATATTAGATTTAGAGAATAATCAAGTCCTTATCAATAGGAAGAATGACGGTAATATAGACGTTTTACCCTTGGATGACAACTTGAGTGACTATTATAAGACCAAGTATATATGGGAAAGATTAGGGGAATGA
- the SHH3 gene encoding protein SHH3: MKVTVQKIPSFLLRFNKPSLLVPKISSPFFLHSQIFRDNTRYFHAGCVSKLDLRSGNREEELLVSQRKQRPISPHLTIYEPEMSWYLSSLHRISGVLLALGFYAFTITLGVTTLLGMQTSFQDLNKWYHEKLPKWSQWLLKGSAGYLFAFHFGNGIRHLVWDMGYELTNPAVVKTGSVVLAGTLVLGTYLLAQ, translated from the coding sequence ATGAAAGTGAcagttcaaaaaataccCTCTTTTTTACTCAGGTTCAATAAACCGAGTCTACTTGTgccaaaaatttcttctcCATTCTTTTTGCACAGTCAAATCTTCAGGGATAACACAAGATATTTCCATGCTGGTTGTGTATCCAAATTAGACCTTCGGTCGGGCAATCGTGAAGAGGAGCTTTTAGTATCccagagaaaacaaagaccAATATCCCCACATCTGACCATTTACGAGCCTGAAATGAGTTGGTACCTCTCTTCCTTGCATCGTATATCCGGTGTCTTATTAGCTCTCGGATTTTACGCTTTCACCATTACTCTGGGTGTTACGACACTATTGGGGATGCAGACATCCTTTCAAGACCTAAATAAGTGGTACCATGAAAAGCTACCCAAATGGTCCCAATGGCTACTTAAAGGATCAGCAGGATACTTGTTTGCGTTCCACTTTGGTAACGGAATTAGACATCTCGTCTGGGATATGGGCTACGAGCTAACCAATCCCGCGGTTGTCAAAACAGGATCTGTCGTTTTAGCTGGTACGCTGGTCTTGGGCACCTATTTACTGGCCCAATAA